In Phyllopteryx taeniolatus isolate TA_2022b chromosome 13, UOR_Ptae_1.2, whole genome shotgun sequence, the following are encoded in one genomic region:
- the rnf144aa gene encoding probable E3 ubiquitin-protein ligase RNF144A-A produces the protein MTTARYRPTWELAMDPLVSCKLCLGEFPLEQMTTITQCQCVFCTLCLKQYVELLIKEGLETAISCPDSACPKRGHLQENEIECMVDTEMMQRYKKLQFEREVLLDPCRTWCPSSTCQAVCQLKEADSPLLPQLVQCAVCALEFCSTCKTNWHPGQACSENNLPITSFLPGENSSFYKNDEDDAPIKRCPKCKVYIERDEGCAQMMCKNCKHAFCWYCLESLDDDFLLIHYDKGPCRNKLGHSRASVIWHRTQVVGIFAGFGLLLLVASPFLLLATPIILCCKCKCSKGDDDPLPT, from the exons ATGACCACGGCACGGTACCGTCCCACATGGGAACTGGCCATGGACCCCCTGGTCTCATGTAAACTGTGCCTTGGAGAGTTTCCCCTGGAGCAGATGACCACCATCACACAGTGCCAATGTGTCTTCTGTACACTG TGCCTGAAGCAGTATGTGGAACTCTTGATTAAAGAAGGCCTTGAAACTGCAATTAGCTGTCCAGACTCTGCCTGCCCAAAAAGAGGGCACTTGCAGGAAAATGAG ATTGAGTGCATGGTGGACACAGAGATGATGCAGCGATACAAGAAGCTTCAGTTCGAAAGAG AGGTGCTGTTGGACCCTTGCCGGACGTGGTGTCCATCCTCGACATGCCAGGCTGTGTGCCAACTGAAGGAGGCCGATTCTCCGCTGCTGCCCCAGCTGGTCCAGTGTGCCGTTTGCGCACTTGAATTCTGTTCAACCTGCAAGACCAACTGGCACCCTGGTCAGGCCTGCTCTGAGAACAACCTTCCCATCACCTCTTTCCTGCCAGGAGAGAACAG CTCTTTCTATAAGAATGACGAGGACGACGCACCGATCAAGCGCTGTCCTAAATGCAAAGTGTACATCGAGAGAGACGAGGGTTGCGCACAGATGATGTGCAAGAACTGCAAGCACGCCTTCTGCTGGTACTGCCTGGAATCCCTCGAT GACGACTTCCTCCTGATCCACTATGACAAAGGGCCTTGTCGAAACAAACTGGGCCACTCCAGGGCATCTGTTATCTGGCACAGAACACAG GTGGTGGGGATCTTTGCTGGGTTTGGCCTACTCCTGCTGGTCGcctcccccttcctcctcctggCCACTCCTATCATCCTGTGCTGCAAGTGCAAGTGCAGTAAAGGCGACGACGACCCTTTGCCCACCTAA